One window of the Bacteroidales bacterium genome contains the following:
- the ftsA gene encoding cell division protein FtsA, with amino-acid sequence MAKMNEYVAAIDLGTTKIVTLIGKKNPNGKFQIVSQSKTPSTGIKRGVVLNIEETVASIQRTVEEAQAQSGIILSDVFVGIAGQHIRSIKNRGYINRDNTESEITAEDVQKLINDMYKIPIEVGEEILHVLPQDFIVDNEPGVRPIGMMGRRLEANFHIVIGQTASAKNIEKCVNRVGLKVNDLILEPLASSEAVLTEDEKEAGVVLVDIGGGTTDVAMFYDGIVRHTAVIPFGGNVITNDIKEGCSILFRQAESLKVQFGSALGDMAPEDKIVTIPGISGRDPKEISFKSLAYIIQSRMEEIIDAVNYEIDNSGYAEKLSAGIVLTGGGALLRHLSQLVKFKTGYDVRIGFPNEHLSADCSEDINQPMYATAIGLILKGYDQVSHIEKEVEEIIVKKEVEVTPEQKEVIRTNVKKSSIMDGLKKTLANMFEEKDMEM; translated from the coding sequence ATGGCAAAGATGAATGAATACGTTGCTGCAATCGATCTAGGTACAACCAAGATTGTAACCCTAATCGGTAAAAAGAATCCCAATGGCAAGTTCCAGATTGTTTCACAAAGCAAAACCCCTTCAACAGGGATTAAAAGAGGAGTAGTGCTTAATATTGAGGAAACAGTGGCATCAATTCAACGAACAGTTGAAGAGGCGCAGGCTCAGTCAGGAATCATTTTAAGCGATGTATTCGTTGGCATAGCCGGGCAGCATATTCGGAGCATCAAAAACCGTGGGTATATTAACCGCGATAACACGGAGAGCGAGATAACCGCCGAAGACGTTCAAAAACTTATCAACGACATGTACAAGATTCCGATTGAAGTTGGAGAAGAGATCCTCCACGTTCTACCTCAGGATTTTATTGTTGATAACGAACCCGGCGTTCGACCAATTGGGATGATGGGACGTAGGCTAGAAGCCAACTTCCACATTGTGATTGGACAAACCGCATCAGCAAAAAATATCGAGAAGTGTGTAAACAGGGTTGGATTAAAAGTCAATGACCTAATCCTTGAACCACTTGCCTCTTCAGAGGCGGTACTTACTGAGGATGAGAAAGAGGCTGGTGTTGTACTTGTTGATATTGGAGGTGGTACTACCGATGTCGCCATGTTCTACGATGGAATTGTACGTCATACCGCCGTTATACCATTTGGTGGTAACGTGATTACGAATGATATAAAGGAAGGATGTTCAATCCTATTCCGTCAGGCGGAGTCTCTTAAAGTACAGTTTGGTTCTGCTTTGGGAGATATGGCACCAGAAGATAAGATTGTTACAATTCCAGGCATTAGTGGTCGTGATCCTAAGGAGATATCTTTTAAGAGCCTTGCCTACATCATTCAATCAAGAATGGAAGAAATTATCGATGCAGTAAACTATGAGATCGATAATTCTGGCTATGCCGAGAAGCTTAGTGCAGGTATCGTTCTAACAGGTGGTGGTGCATTGCTACGTCATCTTTCACAATTGGTTAAGTTCAAAACTGGTTACGATGTACGTATTGGTTTCCCTAACGAGCATCTGAGTGCTGATTGTAGTGAGGATATTAATCAACCTATGTATGCAACTGCAATTGGTCTAATCCTAAAGGGTTATGATCAGGTTTCGCATATAGAGAAGGAGGTTGAGGAGATCATTGTAAAGAAAGAGGTTGAAGTAACCCCGGAGCAGAAAGAGGTAATTCGCACCAACGTCAAAAAATCAAGCATTATGGATGGTCTCAAAAAGACACTAGCCAACATGTTTGAGGAGAAGGATATGGAGATGTAA